From Zavarzinella sp., one genomic window encodes:
- a CDS encoding metallophosphoesterase family protein has protein sequence MRLGIISDTHDQLERTQRAIAALLEAGATHFCHCGDFCCGEILELFSPHSTWYVYGNNDDYIIPRLMEISAEYPNLISLQWGGIFELAGKRIGVTHGHLLKEVKALLQAKPDFLLSGHSHIANRWEQDGVQRINPGAIFRAHPFTVAVLDLESGTTEQIVVGK, from the coding sequence ATGCGGTTAGGAATCATTTCTGATACGCACGACCAGTTGGAACGCACGCAACGTGCGATAGCCGCACTGTTGGAAGCGGGTGCGACCCATTTTTGCCACTGTGGCGATTTTTGCTGTGGGGAAATTCTGGAACTGTTTTCTCCCCACTCCACGTGGTATGTGTATGGCAATAACGACGACTACATCATCCCACGGTTAATGGAAATCTCGGCAGAATATCCCAATCTGATCAGCCTGCAGTGGGGCGGCATCTTTGAACTGGCAGGAAAACGGATCGGCGTCACTCACGGCCACCTGTTGAAGGAAGTGAAAGCCCTGTTGCAGGCAAAGCCCGATTTTCTGCTCTCGGGACACTCCCACATCGCCAACAGGTGGGAACAGGATGGCGTGCAGCGAATCAACCCAGGGGCCATCTTCCGCGCCCACCCATTTACCGTGGCCGTTCTGGACCTGGAAAGTGGCACCACCGAGCAGATCGTGGTTGGGAAGTAA